From Chloracidobacterium thermophilum B:
CAGCGTTTCAATGTGTTGCTTGATGGTCTGCGCCCGCTGGCGATGGGTTTCCTCCGAGACCTGCCGGGGCGGCCCAAAAGCAATGTACCGCCGCCGGTCACGTACAAAGGCCAAGGTGGTCGGCAGGGTAAGCCGCAGCATGGTGGTCGCCCGCCGGGCAAGCCGCGCCTGCTGCGCAAGCGAGGAAAAACGCGATGAAGGACGATGTGACATAGACGACAAACCAAGGCGACGAAACCGGCGTCAACGGTGAAGCCAACTATTCCTATCGTCCATTACCCGTCAGCAAAGTGAAAGTCATATCTTCAAGCGGGCGCCCGGCCGCCCGGCAGCGTTCCGCCTGAAGCCGGGGATAGGCGTCCGTGAGATAATCGCCGGGACCCAGACCAAGCTGCGCCACCAGCCGCTCCAGTGTGGTTTCGTCGCCTTCGAGTTCCAGAAACCACCCGATGGGGGTTTCGTCGAACATCGCCCACAGGGTCAGTCCAGTGGGGTGCGTAAGGCGGTAGGTCGTGCGGAACTTCTGGTAGCGAAAGACTTTTTCAAAACCGAGGCGTTCGAGCAGCCGCATGAGCGCGCGGCCATCGGATACCGTGAGTTCGATTTCCTCCCGTACCTTTGCCTGCCGGCCCTGTTCCTGCTGGCCCTTTGCCTCGTTGCCAGCAGTCCTGGCCGGCGGCCCCTTGTGCGTCAGGGTCGCTTGGGGCAGGTCATCCCGCAGCCGTACCCGAAGTGCCTGGCGGCTGGCCAGCAGCGACCGCGTCGGGGTGTCGAACAGCCAGTTGTCTTCAAAATGGCGTGGTGTGACAAGTTCAAGCGTACATCCGGCGGCGATCAGACGTTGGTACAGCTCATCGAACGTTTCTCCGGCCAACTTGATCTCAGCTTCGACGTGGGACATGGCAGCCGTGAGCGCACAAAGCTTGGGGAAAGGTTCAGGGAAACTCTTGAAGGCGTGTCGCGGAGCGCCAGAGGGGAACAGAGTTGCTGCGACCGGCGACTATTGGTTGTCGGTGGCTCATTTTGGGCAATTATGTTGCTGAAACCCGTCCTGACGTTAGAAAGTATGGGTTGCAGCCAAAAAACTCAATCCATCCGCTCGCTTTTGCGTCTTTGCCGGTCATTGTCTGCCCTATCGGGTTTCCAGAGTCATTCGTCGAGGTGAAAACCAGTGATGTCGGAATCCAGCTATAACCAGCTTGAAGCCACGCCCAACAGCCCTCCGATGGGGGGCGTTGTCAAATTTGAAAGTGAAGGTTTTTCCTTCGTTCATCCGGCATCCTGGCAGGCAACGCAGGTTCGAGGGTTTCAGTACAGTGTTGGCGATCCCAACGGCACCACTGGCCTGTTCCGGCTCACAACTGTGCACTTCCCCGATGTGCCTGAGGAGGAGGGGACTTTAGCCGCGGCCCTCAATGATCTGCTGGAGGAACTGCCGGACGTTATTCAGGGGGACAAATTCACGACCGGCTTTTACACCGGGCTGACCGCCCAACTGGAAGTCGTCTGGCGCGGGACGCCTTATCTGTTCTGGGCCGTGGTCATCAGCCAGACGGACGCTGCCCGGCAGGCTGTGAAGCGGGGCGTGCTCATCATGGCTGTTCCAGTCGCCGAGGTCGAGGCCGGGGAACGCGATGCGCGTCTCATTCTGGACAGCTTTGCCGTGGGTGGGCAGGCGGTCACCGACATGCGGATTTCCATGAGCCGGGTCGAGTCGGTGACATTTGAACCGAGCGCCCTGATTGAAACCCGGCGTTTGCCCGCTGAGCCGGATGCTACGCCGGATGCGACGACCCCAGACGTGGTGACCCTGGAAGACCTGCCTTCCCACCCGGTTGAGCCGGCCGGGCGGCCGGATTGGCACGTCAGTGTCAGTACCCTGACGGCCAGTGAAGGTGGTTATGCCGATGGGCCGCTGACCGTGGCCAAGTTTCTGCGTCCCAATGGAATTGCCTGTGATCCCCAAGGAAACCTGTATGTGGCTGACTTCGGTGGGCACCGCATCCGCCAGATTTCTGTTGATGGCCTGGTGCGGACGCTGGCCGGGAGTGGCCAGCCCGGCAACCGGGACGATCTGGGGCTGCTGGCCGAATTCAACGGCCCACGCGGCATTGCCTACGCGGCCGGGTATCTCTATGTCGCCGACCTCAACAATGCTTCGGTGCGCCGTCTGACCCTGGACGGAGCTGTGACCACGTTGGCCGGGGACGGTGTGGAAGGCACCCGGGATGGCGTCGGCAAACAGGCCCGTTTCAAGGCTCCCCGCGCCGTCGCCGTGGACGCTTCAGGGACGGTGTATGTGGCTGACGATGCGCGGGTGCGTCGCATCAGCCCAGGCGGCATGGTGGTTACGATTGCCGGTGGCGAGCCGGGGTGCGTGGACGGTCCGGCGGAAGCGGCCCGTTTCGATACCCTCAGCGGTCTGGCGCTTGACCGGGTGGGCAACCTGTATCTGGCCGATGCCGGTAATCGCCGGTTGCGCAAACTGAGTCGGGATGGGCAGGTCAGCACCCTGCCGGTAGGGCCGGATGACAAGGTCGAGGTGCCGATTCTGCATCCGGTGGCCGTGACGGTCGGGCCCGACGGCACGCTGTACGTTCTCGACGTGGCTGATTTTTCGCTCAAGGCCGTGCTGCCGGGCGGGCAGGTCATCCGCCTTGCCGGTGGGCAGCAGGGGATTGCCGATGGCGACGGCACCACGGCCCGCTTCTGGATGCCCACAGCGCTGACGTTTCTTGACTACCGGCTGTACGTCACCGACCGCGAGCAGCATGCCATCTGTCTTGTCCGTCTCCAGAACCGGGAAGAAACCAGCGTCATCGAGCCATCGGCTTCTGCAGGCAGTCCACCGCCATCCGTCCTGCCGCCAGCGCTGGAAGACCAGAAGCTCACCAAACCTTCCCCAGCAGTGAGCGCTACCCCGCCCCAGCCGGCTCCCCCGGCATCTGGTGTGGTGTCTGGTTCTCGCGGCGTGGCTCCCTTCGGCAGGCAAACCGGGTTGGGAACGACGGACATGACTGAGTTGGTCGTGACGGTGACAGCCGGTGACAGCACACCCGGTTTCCTTGACGGAGTTGGAACCTCCGCCCGACTCAACCATCCGGTAGGTCTTGCTCTGGATGCCCAAGGGGTTCTCTACATTGCTGACCATTTCAACCATGCCATCCGCAAGCTGCTGCCGGATGGCCGTCTGGTGACGCTGGCCGGTGGCGGCCAACGTGGTTTTCAGGATGGATATGGACCGGAGGCCCAGTTCAACGGGCCGCTTGGCCTGGCCGTCGGGCGGGACGGAGAACTCTATGTGGCCGACCACCTGAACATGCGCATTCGGAAAGTGACCCCCGATGGCTATGTTTCCACCCTGGCCGGAACGGGAATCTCCAAGATCGAAGACGGTTCCGTAGCAACCGCCAGCTTTGAGGGGCCCAAAGGTGTCGCCGTGGACATGCACGGTGTCGTCTATGTCACTGATGGCGTGACCGTCCGCACAATTACGCCCGACGGAGAGGTGCGGACCCTGGCCGGGCAGGTGCGCGGCTTCCGGGATGGTATCGGGACCCGGGCCATGTTCGGCTGGGCCTATGCCATTGCCGTGGATGTCTCCGGTCTCTGTTTCGTGACGGATGCTGCCAATCATGCCGTCCGCTGTATCTTCCCGGATGGCACGGTCAAGACGGTATTTGGCGGCGGGGAAGCCCGGCAGTTGAACTTTCCCAACGGTCTTGCCGTGGACGTGTTTGGCCATCTCTATGTGGCGGATACCAACAACCACCGCATTCTGCGGCTGACGCCCAACGGCAACGGCTACACGGCTTCCCTGGTCTGTGGGGTGCGGCGCGGCCGCCAGACCGGTTCCGCGCTGGAAGCCGAACTTGACTCGCCACGCGGGATTGTCGTCGGTTTTCACAACAATCTCTACGTTGCAGATTCCAACGCCAATCGCATCCTGTGGGTGGGCCCGGCGCATTCGCTGGCTTCTGCGACGCCAACAGCAGACAACCCACTCGCGCCTGTCGTCCTGCCGGCTGCGGAAGGCGCACTGGAAAACAGCGAGACGGTCAGCGACAACCTGCCGCCCCTTGATGCCCTGCATGCTTCCAGTTCGCTTCCGTCCGAGGTCACAGACCTGGCGGAACAGATGGAGCGCCACGAACAGGACACCCCGGCCAACCGCGAGAACCTGTCCGGCCAGGTCGCGGTGACACCAGCACCGGCCCCAGCACCGGCCCTGGTTCAGCCAGAGGCGGTGCCCGCCGTCCCGCCGCCTGGACGCCCACGGCACGTCGCCGCCACAGTTCTGGGATGGGGCGTCGAGCTTTCCGGCAACAACCTGATCCGAACCGAACCAGACGGTTCACTGCTGCTGGATACAACCTACAGTGCGGAAAACAGCGCCTTCTTTTACCTGCCCTGGGAAGTCACGTCCGAACAGAAGGTCGTCATCGAAGTACGCATGCAGCTTGTGGCTTACATCGGCGAGCGCGATGCCACCGGATGTGCCGTCTGGTTCGAGAATGACCGCTACGCCGATGCCCTCCTCATCCAACCGGATGGCATCCGGCTGCTGCGGGTGCCTGAACTGGCCTATGCTTGCAACCCCAGTGCAGGCATCAACACCTACACCATTGTTCTGCACGGTTCGGATGTGCGGATTGGCGTCAACGGTGTCGCCCGCATTCACGGGGAAGGCCGGTTCTGGAGGCGTCCGGCGGCGCAGTCCGGTCGTGCCCCGCGCCGCTGGTTAGCCTTTGGGGATGGCTCCTCGACCGCCGGCAGCATCTCCCGGTGGCAGTGTGTGACCTACCAGGTCCTGCCGCCCGACACAGACACCCTGCCGCTCTAGTGCAAGGGATTTGAAAACCATTTTCGATTTGGGATAGACTGGTGACAGCTTTCACCCAAGGAGCTGTGGCCGTGGTCATCTGCCGCCGTAAACGCAAGGACAAGTGCTGTAAAAAGTTCAAAAAGTGTGGCAAGCACTGCAAGGGCTGCCCGCGTCTGTAGGCGGCTTTGTCTGGCTGCCAGCTTTGTCTGCTGCCAGCGCAGCTTCCCGCTAACGCCCTACGTCGCGCCCCGCGCCGGAAAATCGGGATAAAAAAACCGGGTACAGGAAAGCCTGTACCCGGTTGGCATGCGAGACGTGCTTGGGTCGGCTGACTAGAACCGCACCTTCAGGCTGAACTGCATGATGCGGGGTCCGCCCACCGTATTGGTGATCTTGCCAAAATCGCCCGAATCCTGGAGGTCGTTACCCGGCAAGGCGAAGTTCACGTTGTTGAAGACATTGAAAATGTCCCAGCGGAACTCAATCCCGACGCGCTCCGTGACCAAGGTGTTCTTCGCCAGACTGAAGTCCACCCGTTTCTGGAACGCTCCCCGCAGGACATTGCGCCCCAGGTTGCCATATCCGCCAAGGGGCGAAGCCAGGGCGGCCAGGTTGAAGAACTGCTCGGTTGGCTCAGGCCCACGCCGCCGCAGGTCGCTGATGGTTGCACCGGGCGCGAGGTTGGGACGCCCAAAACCCGGACGGAACAAGCCCCCGGAACCAAGCCGCAGACTCGTGAAGTTGGCGCCGTTGGTACCAACAGAGGTGATTTCCGGTTCGGAGGAAAAGATGCTGAAGGGGGCGCCGGACTGCACCTGGACGAAGGTCGAAAAGGCCCAGCCCTTGACGAACCGGTTGTTTGAGCCAAAGGTCGGGAAGTCATAGACGACGGTCGCGCTGAAGCGGTGCGTCCGGTCGAAGTCAGACGGCCCGCGATTGGCGCGCAGATTGCGCGGGTCGCCCTGTGCGACGAAACCGACGTTGGGGGCATCCGGCCGCGCGTTCCCGGCCGTGCTGCCAGGGTCAGCCGACATGTCGTCAATGGATTTCGACCACGTGTAGGCCGCAAAGTAGTTCAGTCCGCCGTACGACTCGTTG
This genomic window contains:
- a CDS encoding NHL repeat-containing protein, yielding MSESSYNQLEATPNSPPMGGVVKFESEGFSFVHPASWQATQVRGFQYSVGDPNGTTGLFRLTTVHFPDVPEEEGTLAAALNDLLEELPDVIQGDKFTTGFYTGLTAQLEVVWRGTPYLFWAVVISQTDAARQAVKRGVLIMAVPVAEVEAGERDARLILDSFAVGGQAVTDMRISMSRVESVTFEPSALIETRRLPAEPDATPDATTPDVVTLEDLPSHPVEPAGRPDWHVSVSTLTASEGGYADGPLTVAKFLRPNGIACDPQGNLYVADFGGHRIRQISVDGLVRTLAGSGQPGNRDDLGLLAEFNGPRGIAYAAGYLYVADLNNASVRRLTLDGAVTTLAGDGVEGTRDGVGKQARFKAPRAVAVDASGTVYVADDARVRRISPGGMVVTIAGGEPGCVDGPAEAARFDTLSGLALDRVGNLYLADAGNRRLRKLSRDGQVSTLPVGPDDKVEVPILHPVAVTVGPDGTLYVLDVADFSLKAVLPGGQVIRLAGGQQGIADGDGTTARFWMPTALTFLDYRLYVTDREQHAICLVRLQNREETSVIEPSASAGSPPPSVLPPALEDQKLTKPSPAVSATPPQPAPPASGVVSGSRGVAPFGRQTGLGTTDMTELVVTVTAGDSTPGFLDGVGTSARLNHPVGLALDAQGVLYIADHFNHAIRKLLPDGRLVTLAGGGQRGFQDGYGPEAQFNGPLGLAVGRDGELYVADHLNMRIRKVTPDGYVSTLAGTGISKIEDGSVATASFEGPKGVAVDMHGVVYVTDGVTVRTITPDGEVRTLAGQVRGFRDGIGTRAMFGWAYAIAVDVSGLCFVTDAANHAVRCIFPDGTVKTVFGGGEARQLNFPNGLAVDVFGHLYVADTNNHRILRLTPNGNGYTASLVCGVRRGRQTGSALEAELDSPRGIVVGFHNNLYVADSNANRILWVGPAHSLASATPTADNPLAPVVLPAAEGALENSETVSDNLPPLDALHASSSLPSEVTDLAEQMERHEQDTPANRENLSGQVAVTPAPAPAPALVQPEAVPAVPPPGRPRHVAATVLGWGVELSGNNLIRTEPDGSLLLDTTYSAENSAFFYLPWEVTSEQKVVIEVRMQLVAYIGERDATGCAVWFENDRYADALLIQPDGIRLLRVPELAYACNPSAGINTYTIVLHGSDVRIGVNGVARIHGEGRFWRRPAAQSGRAPRRWLAFGDGSSTAGSISRWQCVTYQVLPPDTDTLPL
- a CDS encoding class IV adenylate cyclase, with the protein product MSHVEAEIKLAGETFDELYQRLIAAGCTLELVTPRHFEDNWLFDTPTRSLLASRQALRVRLRDDLPQATLTHKGPPARTAGNEAKGQQEQGRQAKVREEIELTVSDGRALMRLLERLGFEKVFRYQKFRTTYRLTHPTGLTLWAMFDETPIGWFLELEGDETTLERLVAQLGLGPGDYLTDAYPRLQAERCRAAGRPLEDMTFTLLTGNGR